Genomic window (Pseudoliparis swirei isolate HS2019 ecotype Mariana Trench chromosome 23, NWPU_hadal_v1, whole genome shotgun sequence):
TCAAAGAATGCGTGGACATAATTGCAAAGGCTCTGGACTACAAAGGCGAAATCCATGTATCCTTTCAACATTCCCCAAAGACCCTGTGTGCATAGAGCACTTCATCATATTGAGGTGTATATGCATATGGTTTTACTTCTCAGGTAAACCTATGACGAGCATGCTGTAGATTACGGTTGTCATCACCAAAACCCTCTCTAGCGCCAGTGTTTGTTTTGTCCGCTCTGGGTTACCGTAGAAACGTGGCGGCCGGCTGTTCATCTAGATGGAAACGGCTCATTCTAAATAGGtaacaaaaacacattcttaTTTTCAGGTGATTTTATACACAGAGTAAAACATTAATGATATATTCCATTTCTTCCAAGAGCTCCCTAAATGCGACACACTTTTACTTTAAGCGCACAACTCACAAAGACAGTGTCCCCTTGACCCCCAACATCAGTACGACACCAGCCAATCAGACGGCCAGATGAAGAAGACGGCCAGCAATGCCAAGCTGAGACGCTACCGCCCCGACATCGTCTTCACGCCCCTCACAGAAGGTCTGACCTCACTTCACGTACAGTGCTGCTGTTGTTTTAGCGTGTCATTTTAACGTGACACACTTGAGGACtgagaatgtattattattatataggcATTGTGATATAAGACTAGATATCTCAGATGTTGGATATTTTAATATGGCAATCTTTACCAGGTTGTAAAGgctcatacagacacatacagtacTTGCCTAAACTCAACAGACTGTTCTAGCTGTTACATTGTTTGCCTTTACCCATTTAGTTATATCCACATTACTGATGATTATTTATGAAAAAATCTCACTTTGGAAATATTTGGTGAAAGTACCCAAAGCACAACAAAAATCACAACTGTGTAATCGGTGTGTAGCAAGCATACATAAAACCTTTTGTTTTACACGGAGGAGTTGTCGTCGTCAGATGAGACCTCGTTCATGTCTTTAGAGTCTGAGAGGTGTGTATCCTGGACGGGAATGAGCTGCGATACGCACCGCGTCGTTAGGGGAATAACACAGCAAatccaaacacacatacactgtaAAGGAATTGGAGTCTGAGAATttctcgggactacagatgaaaaacagCCTCAACAAATACTCAACCATGGGCCACAAATGCAACGGAAAAGATTCCAGGGTCGATTTGTTTCAGGCAGGCATACTGCGTACAAACCGGTTTACACCCGAGCAACTGGTTTATGTGAACAGTTCCGTGAGGTTTCCACAGAAGCTGTCAGAGACACTGTCAACTAATTGTTTAAAACATCAGGATAAGACAATGTATCATCATAAGAGACCATATCATTAAACAGAATTTGTTTAATTCTCCGAATTGATCATTTATATTCGGAAGTTCTGAATTTGCGTCTTCGTAATCTGTTCCATTTTCTATGAACTCAATTTagaattttgaaaaaaacaacttctTAGCAGATTTGAAGAACATTACATTTGGATCGTTGTGAAGTCGATCAGGCTGGTTGGGCGCCGGGCCCCTCTCTCTTGTCTAATGAGCCATGGGGCAGAATCAGTTTTGGGTTCTGAAGAGGCCTCTCGGAGCTTCAAACGATCCCACCTCTGTCACCAAGTTGTGATGCAAGAGTTCCTGTTCTCCGCAGAGTTTGAATAATATGATAATTCTGCGGAGAACAGGAACATCGCGTATTGTATATTCCCGCCCTGTAACCCGAGACGTCGCTTCCTGCTCAGATCGCCATCTGACATTTTTCTTTGACACAAACTATTCTCCATGCAATTTCTGCTTCTACTTTTGCAACAGAAGCAATGCTCTATTCTACCATCACACAACCCTACAGTATCATtgcaatattttatataattaagTTGAATAGTGCTGCGGACATGATTGCAcggaggcagcagagcaactTCAAATTGAATTTTTTGTTAACACTAATTTTACAAATGAATGTGCTTtttcaatatgcaaatgagagCTTTGTATAGATATTTGCATGCACCCTCAGCCTGGTGAaagtaatttgtttttttctttccttccagCTGTAAAGATGACATGCGGCTGGTTCGAGAGCAACTACGACATCGCACGGAAATAAAGGGGCCGCCCTCGTACACCGGGCTTTGGTTCTGGTGTGTAGAAAGTTGTTATCACCGGACAATGGTATACAATAAAAGTGCATAAACGGATAACAGTACATTGTCTACAGCACTGTTGTTtgtgcacttttattttatacgATTGAAAATGTTGTTTAAATTCTTACACTATGTTGTTTGTCTGTTTAATGTACACACCAGCCACCAAATTaaattatttgtgtgtctgtagcaaataaatgtttctgattctgatcggAAAATTGCTTCATTCAGTGCCACATTAAACATTGCTGAAGGTACTCTCTGGTGTACTGGAGCCTCTTCTTTTAACCTCTAAGGAAGTTCAACTTAAGGTATTATTAGTTGTTCTTTAGCTACACCTTCCTTGAAGAGGATTTCATCATTTGGAAGGATTTAGAAAGAGTGTATGATCTCGATAGAAATCAGGGAGCCAAACAGTCCCAGAGCATCTCTGAATATGCAAAGATGGAATATTTCTCAAAACAAAGCACAACCAAATGACTTCCAACTGAACTCCTCCTCCAACCGTACTTATGCACAACAGTGGACCTTCAGTCCATCTCCAGGACTAAATAAGGagccattttatttatatatatattttaattgtctTTTAGGAGAAATAATCCTATTCAAGTTGTAGAAAAAGATTTGTTTACACAACCGTATGTCATAAATGCAGATTACTCATTAAAATTCAAAATACTATTTCAACTTTTGTACGAAGCATATTTATCAAAAGTCTTTTCTGTATTCAGTTTCCATACACTGTTTGTATAAAGAtaataattgtctttttttcttcttcttttaaaccattaaaacatgtaaatgagGGATGGGGAACAAACAGTAAACCCTAACACAACTTCAGATTTGATGTTTTATTGGAAAGAATTCTACCTCAGAAAAACAAGTTCCATACTTTTATTGTATCATTAAGTTCCAAGTTAAACTGTTCACACATGGCGAACAACTAGAAATCCAGTTGTTTTTCTAATATTTAACGTGAGATTTAAGGgaatgaaaaacaaatgcagGATGCTTAACACTAACTGAACATAATACTTTTTGATAACTGCCACCAGTGATGACGGTCTCAACTTCCGATCCCGCGGCACGTcacaacatgttttaaaacGGACACAAACCCTCTCGGAGGGGAACATGGCTTTCTGAATGAAGAGGTTCATGTCCTCTCCGCCCTCTTCCTTCACTTACTCAGTGAGGTAGAAGTGCATTTTGTCGTTCACATTCTTGCGCTCCGGATTGAGGCGCTTCAGGATCTGTGCCAGCACGTTGACGGTCTGCTCGCTGCTCAAACCGGTGCGCTTGGTCTGGAACTTCTTCAGCAGGTCTTTGGTGGTCATCGGTTTACGGATCAGGTATCGCCGGACTGCTTCCTCCGTCAGCTGCACGTCACTGTGGGGTGGACGGATAGAAAATAACTCGGTTATTAACCTGTTCACGATGACAAAAGTTTAACTTTTGCAAAACAGTTTAGTTTTTACAGTAAATCTCAGAATAATTAAATGACTTAATGTTTCTGAAAGGCATGAAGGGAGACTGGTGACCGTCAAGTACCTGGAGCTGAGAGTGGATTTGCCTGATGGTGGTTGAGGCGTACTCTTCCCAGAGGGAGCTGGGCTCTGACTGCTGGGCTCCATTTTGAGCCTTTTGGCAGCTGGAGAGTCGGCGCTGGGACCCGGAGTCGGTCTCTTACCTGCAGGACAGAGACATTTAGTTGGAATAGAATAACTAACTCGTCAACTTCAAATTCAGAGTTGATGGCCGTGAACATTAATACAGTATGTCACGCATCTTATTTAAGTTATCGATAAATGGGGGTATGAGGAAACACCTTGCTCGAGCTTGCTGGCAGCAGCGCGGAGCGTgttggaggtggaggcggagtcGATGGATGGGGTCCCGGGGCGACTGCCGGTCCTGGAGCTGCCTGCAGAGCCACGTCCTCCACGTTTAGGAGGCGTGCGCTTCTTCTGAGAGCGGGACGGAAAGAGAAATGTAAATACAGAACCACAGTCACCCGCAACAAAACGTCATAAAAGCTCTGCTGGTAGATTTTGCTTTACAGTGATTTTAAACATTCAGGATTTGTGATAGAGCCCCATTATTGACTCTTAGTCACTGATGATACTGTTCTTTATAATAAAGTGTAGGTTAGGCCGAGAaaatgcacaaacatccatttatgcagccccacacacacacactaatcacCATGAACAGCGCGGAGGGAGTCTCTCCATCGATGTCACTGTCGTCGGAGCTTTCGGACTCTCCGCTGCTGTCTGCGACACAAAAAcatacaatgtaaattcacGTGTCTTTATGGATCAAGCAGAAGTGAGTATCATTGAAGgctgctcatgtttattaaGTCCTCATTAAAGGATGTGAAACCCAGATCtgcaccttttttcttcttcttttccgctTGGACCGGcgtcttctttccttcctcttcttcttcctcctcttttgctTCCTCTTCGTTGgctttctcctcctcactctcttcctcacttTCGGACATCTCATCGATCCCTATAAAAGGACAAACATTTGGGtaggaaaaaaaatctaaatactaATCACAAAAATGCATGTTTGctaacaaataaaaagtgtgtgtACATCGAGTGAGGACTCTCATTCCACTGATATGGACGATTGCCCTTAGtggggtgaaaaaaataaaaatagatatgCTCTCTTGAACGATTTTGACTCGACACAGAAAACTAAATTCAACATCCTGTAAAATGTTGTAACACTGGGCTGTCCGTTGCTTACCGCTGGCCCTGAACGCAACAGATGTAATCCACATGAATCTTGTTTACTTTCTAAACCAGACTAAATACTAGCAGAGTTTGGGTGAGGGTCGCTTAGCTTGAGCAGACAAATAattcaatatttatttatgaataagGGCGGCTTTTTATATCAAATGATTCAGAACATGCTGAATTATGCATCTTTACTACGAGCGTGCTGCTATAGACCCATCTTCATTTAGTTTCCTGTTGGTTGTCTTTGCAGCACTTGTAAATGTAACACTCCAGTTGACACATCGCTTCTATTTGTGACTTAAATTGAATTTATAAAAGATAACGGAAAAAAGACATCACGCATGTTAAAATTCAAGATGATCCCACAATCGTGTTATAATCACCTCGTAGCCCTCGGAATCGAAAGGTGCCTAAACATTCTCAGCCCTCCCCTCCCAGCCAAACTTTTAACCCAGTGATCATGAGCTATGTTTCATGTTGTGTACAACACATGCAGAAAGTCATCAGTGTCTTCTTTTCAATAATGAATGATGAATGAACCAGTGAAGTCCAGCAGCGGATGGCCTGACCTTTGGGATGATCCTCTCCTTTTCTGATCTTTCCCTTTTCCGGCTCTTCTTCTGAACTGCTTTGGaaaacagaatgacatgctaGTAAGAGAAGAAACACAGCCAACACAAACGTTTGGCGAGTGGACACAAAGAGGGAGTCTTCGTGTGAAACACCGCGACGGATCTGACCTGCTTTCATCCGACATGTAATCCACCTCGAGACCCTCGTAGTCGCCGTCATCGCTGTCCTCCAAGGCCTCTTTGTCGctgctctttctcttcttcttcttctttgctttTCCTTTCCCTGCGTTTTTCTTCGACTTTGCCTTactctctccgtctgtccgaTGAAGAGGTGGGTGGAAAAAGGAAAACGCACATGATGACAGGCGGAATGAAAACGTGGACGCGCGTCGGTCAACAATGCCGGTTCTTTCTTCTTACCGTCCCCCAGACTGCTGTCACTGTCATCGCTGCTCATCTCcaggtcctcctccaggtcgTGAATGCGCAGATCGCCCCCTCTgccaccccccttttttttcttcttccccgaCTTCTCAttctcgtcatcatcatcatcgttacCGCCACGCTCCTGCTCCCGGAAACGTCTCTGCAGCATGATGCTGAAGTGATTCACCACTTTGTTTCTTCTGTAAAATGGGGAGAATGTCTGATAGGTCAACTATGTACTCGTACATACAAAGCATTTCATCATTATTTGTTTCTCTCCCTGTTCATCCCCCATTCACACCTGCCCCactcctcctcagcctcctcagcagTGAGGGTTCGGTGCTTGGCCTGCGGCGTAAAGTTGTACCAGCCGTGGACAGGGAAGGCCTCGAACGCTCCATCAGGACACTGGGTAAAGATGTAGTAGGATGCATTTTCTGTAACACCGCCTTTCTTTAGACCTTTGAACCTGTACACAGAGTAAGTGAATAGCTGTATCCCAAACAGTAGATATCACTGAAGAAAAGTACAAAGTAGAAACTTTAGTCACTCAAGAGCTTTTAAAACTTTGCAACTTGGATCGTTACAGATTTGAAATAGTTGGCTGAGAGTTTGGTGTAAATAATAACTACATCTAAAACATGTCAGTGATGTCATAACTATGCGTGTGTGCTCCCTCTGAACCTAACCAGTTTCAAAAGGGGATGGTTGAATGGGAGTGAATCAAACGTGAAGTTTCTTTCTCCCCACCTCTTGCCGGCCTTGCCATTGATCTTGAGAATCCAGGGCTGATCCTCCACTTTGAACTCTCGTTTGACGATACCAAACTTCTTCCGGCGCGCTTCCTCGCGCTGCTTTTTGCCAAACTCACTGCCGGCTGCGCCATCGGCCGTCTCTTCGTCCCCATATATCCGCCGGCCACTCATGTCTCTTTCCATACGAGCctgggaagagaggaagaaatgtGAAATTGAAAGATGGTACTTATCTTAGACTTCTGATTTCGTTTAGGGTAATCACGCTGCTTGTCATTTGTCTCTGTGCTACACCCCTGAGACGAAGCCCACCTGTGTCCAGGTTGAACAGTTGACTTTGTCTCCAGCATTGAAAGCCATGAGGTTGTACTTTTTGCTGGTGTTTCTATGGGACAGATAAACCAAAACAAATGGAGGGTCACAAGAATATTTGCcagataaaaaaattatttaatgcTGATTAACAACTACATTCCCATTAATACGCAGAGTATAAACATATAGTCCAATAAATCAATTATTTGTTTGTAGTGGCACATTTCAGGATTCACATCAACATAAAGGACTACCACACAGGtcagtacagacacatacaatcacttaatatacacattttacacacatgTCTGCAAAACATATATGAGTATCTCTGAACGCCCAGTAGGTACACAAACCCTCGGCACAGTTACAGCCAGAACAATAGACACATGACTCGGCTGGTCTGGACACATTTCCTACTCACTTGGGGACTCGCACTGTGTATTCCGTGGCTGAGGAACTACTGCTCCCCTACAGGACAAACAGATTCAAAGAATAGATTTTGAGTGACTTCGGTCTCAGCACTTTATTCCATCTGTAGCATAACAGACTGACACCCTCTTTCAAGCTgagataaacaataataaaaagcaTTCTACGTGACATGCGATGTGAAAAATGCGCTTTGTTTACCGTACAGTTAACTCGTCATGAGATTACACGTGCAAGTACAAGATCAGCACTTTATTACCAGGTATACGAGGGAGGTTTTGTGTTTGGTCGTTGAGAGCAGCGAGCTCAAACTTACCAGGGAGGTCATGGTTGTCTCCAGGGTTGAAATTATTTGGGTGTCGTTACACTATAAAAAGAAGAGTTATGTTAATGATAGGCTTAACCATGAGAATAGAAAAGCATCGTGGACGGAGCACCACTTCATCACGATGGGGTCGGGAAGTGGACTTGTATCCAAGCCAGCTGGTCGGAGTGTTGAAGGAGCTAAAGTTGTGTTTTTTAGGTACACATGCGATCCGATGCTCGAATAGAATCCATTGAAGCAGCAGCACATTAAGTGAACATCGTCCCGTTTCCACGAGGGTTATCTACCGTTTGTTTAATAACACAACAAGTATATCAACAATACAGCAGTCAGAAAAGGCAACATGCAACTTGGTAACTTCTTATGTTGAGCGGGTATTTACTCGATAGGTTGTTGTACCGTTAGCACCGGATGCTAACACAAACAGTTGCAACAGGCTAAAAAGCCGTTTTAGTATCAGTCTGTGTTGAGTACAAACCCTGACTAAGATTATCCGGCTTCGGCGTTGGTGTTAAATTCAGGGACACGCAAATACAGTCATGTATTTAGACAATTAACTGAAATGAAATGCATCTGATTTACCGGTGCGCGTACTCAACCGTAAGTAGTCCGTTTGTATAAATAGCGGTGAGGAAACACTGACTATGAAGAGTGGTTCCTAGTAAGTTAGCATCCTCCTTTATTTGTGAATTCCATGCGTTTAAATTCACTTTACTTTGCCACATGGGACACATCACAAGTATTTCATTTATAGAGCAATTAAAAATCTCATGTCATCAGTATTAAATGTATTTCGATTTTGAATTCCTCAGtgaggattttattttgaaaggtgtaCACCAGAGGTTTCGGTAAACTGTGTTTGAAATCACAATTGAGTATGGCATATCGGCGTTAtctttttggttgttgtttAAAACAAGTGTTTATTATTCGTATGCATACGGATGTTCATGGAAGTTAGTCATACACTAATAATTATACAAAAAGATCGAAATTGTTAGGTATGCATtgacaaaaaaatagaaataaatcgGCACTCTTTTGTTACGGACCAATGGCAGGAATTGACGTACATCATTTAAATGACAATAACTAAAATCAGATCCATATTTTAGGCTTTCGACTTAATTCCAACGAATTCTGAAAGCTAAGCGAGATTTCCTGTGGGGGAGGTGTGGAAGTGAGCAGAGCAGGAGA
Coding sequences:
- the gtf2f1 gene encoding general transcription factor IIF subunit 1, encoding MTSLGSSSSSATEYTVRVPKNTSKKYNLMAFNAGDKVNCSTWTQARMERDMSGRRIYGDEETADGAAGSEFGKKQREEARRKKFGIVKREFKVEDQPWILKINGKAGKRFKGLKKGGVTENASYYIFTQCPDGAFEAFPVHGWYNFTPQAKHRTLTAEEAEEEWGRRNKVVNHFSIMLQRRFREQERGGNDDDDDENEKSGKKKKKGGGRGGDLRIHDLEEDLEMSSDDSDSSLGDDGESKAKSKKNAGKGKAKKKKKRKSSDKEALEDSDDGDYEGLEVDYMSDESSSEEEPEKGKIRKGEDHPKGIDEMSESEEESEEEKANEEEAKEEEEEEEGKKTPVQAEKKKKKDSSGESESSDDSDIDGETPSALFMKKRTPPKRGGRGSAGSSRTGSRPGTPSIDSASTSNTLRAAASKLEQGKRPTPGPSADSPAAKRLKMEPSSQSPAPSGKSTPQPPSGKSTLSSSDVQLTEEAVRRYLIRKPMTTKDLLKKFQTKRTGLSSEQTVNVLAQILKRLNPERKNVNDKMHFYLTE